GAGCTGGTATAAGTCTGCTTTTAAGAGTCTGGGGTTGGGTTATCTGCATGTGACTTTCGGGCCGAGGAACAGTGTTGAGCGCTGGTTTAGGACGTTGAAGGAGCGGACGAAGCGTTTTTGGAATAATTTCAGGAGTGAGGACTGGAGGAGGGTTCATAGGTTTGTTTTTCTGTTTGCCTTCTGGTATAATTTTGTCAGAATTCATTCTAGGTTTGGTGGTCCGCCTGGTGATTTTGCTGAATGGCTTCAGGAGGTAATGCCCCAGTTATCCTAACAGTATCAAAACCACCATAAATTATATTAACTGGGAAATCCCTAAACTTTATGGTGGCAGTTACATGCAAGCAGTTATTCTAGCGGGCGGAAAAGGCACAAGATTGCTTCCTCTAACCGTCTACCGCCCCAAACCAATGATTCCATTTTTCAACAAACCCATGATGGAGTACATAGTCAACGCCCTAGTAAACGCTGGAGTGGAAGAGATATTCGTACTCGTTGGATACCTAAAAGAGAGAATCATGGAGTATTTTGGAGACGGAAGTGATTTTGGGGTTGAGATTCACTATTCAAATGGAGAAAACATAAAGCTTGGAACCGCAGGAGCAACAAAAAAGGTTGTGGACAAAATAGAGGACACGTTTATAGTCGCTTCAAGTGATGTTCTCACCAATTTAGACATTAGAGCTCTCTATGAGTACCACAAGAAAAAGAAAGCTCTCGCAACAATAGCCCTCTCGCAGGTTGAAGATCCAACCCAGTATGGGATAGCGATTGTAGATTCAGAGAACAGAATAATAAGGTTCAAGGAAAAACCAAAGCCGGAAGAGGCATTCAGCAACCTTGTAAATGCAGGCATCTACGTCTTCGAGCCAGAGGCATTCGATCTAGTACCCAAGGGGGAAAACTTTGATTTCTCACTCAATCTGTTTCCCAAAATGCTCGAAGAGAAGCTGCCTCTCTACGGTTTTCCGTTTAAAGAATACTGGAACGACGTGGGAAGGCCATCAAGCTACCTTCAAGCAACTGAGGACGTGTTCTTGGGGAGACTGAGACTCCCACAATTAAGAACGGAATCCCTAAAAGGGAACCTAGAATACGGGGGCTCCCTTTACAGCGGGAGGAGATGTCAAATCAGAAACCCAAGCATAAGGGGATTTGCCGTACTGGGAGATAACGTTAAAATAGGCAGAAACGTTAAAATAGAACGGTCGGTAATATTCTCCAATGTGACTATCGAGGAAGGAGCAGAGATCTACGAAGCGATAATTGGAGAGAACGTTTACATTGGAAAGGGTGTAATTATTGAAAGCGGTAGCGTTATCGGAGATAACTCCGTGATTGAGGACTTCACAAAAATTGGTGCAAATGTAAAAATCTGGACTGAGTCAAGAATTGGAAAAGAAAGTATAATACTTCCTGATTGAGGTGATTATGATGGAGATTTATAGATCCGAGGAATTCAACCCAGAAGAGCTCGCTCTGCTTGGTAGAGCAATAGGAACCGTAGGACAGGGAACTATAGTGGTAGGACGAGACGGAAGGGCAATTTCAAGGTATGGAAAGAGGGCACTCGTAGTGGGAATCGTAAGCACCGGGGCAGCAACTATGGATGTTAGACTTATTCCGCTAATAGCACTCAAAGATTTTGCCCATAAGAGGGGCCTACCCCTAGTATATGTTTACTATCACAATGGGGTAAGGGTAGAGATTAGTGGCTTTGACCCCGATGAAATAAAGGCCATACTGGAGAGTAAGAAGTTTATAGAGGCACATCCCAACGATATAGGAGCGACTGTTTATTACCCCAACGCCCTAGATGACTTTCTGCAGGATATTTTCAGGCACTATAACTTCAAGATAGAGGGAAGCGCATTGGTGGATTGCATGAATACTCCAGCAGTGCTTTTCTTCCCCAGATTAAATGAACACTTTGGGTTTGAAGTGGAACTTCTCAACGATATGATGACCAGCTACTTGCCTCCAAAACCTAAAGAGGTTTACCTTCAAAAGCTCAAAAAAGGAGAGTACACCTTCGGACTTCGCTTTAAGCCAAATGGATATGTAGAATTCCACAAAGGAGAAGAAGAAAAAGAGTTTGGTAGCATGTGGAAGCTCTTAGATTATATGAAGAAGACCCTCTGAATTCAACTCTAAGAAGAAATACAAAAGGCAAAAAGCATTAAAAAGAAAAGGATCAGGTAAGTTGCAACTCTGGAGGTGTATTTATGGGCATGTTCATCGTCTTAGAAGGAATCGACGGGGCAGGAAAGTCAACTCAAGCTAAAATGCTTGCGAAGTGGTTTGAAAATAAGGGATACGAAGTCGTTCTCACCAAAGAACCTACAGACACTGCTTTTGGAAAGCTAATAAGGAGACTCGTACTGACGGGAGGAAAAGAGGGAATAATCGATGGTGCACGGATAAGCAAAGAAGCAGAGGCACTACTTTTTGCTGCAGATAGAGCCGAGCACGTTAAAAAACTCATAGAGCCTTCTCTGAAAGCCGGAAAGGTGGTTATATCCGATAGGTATTTCTACTCATCCCTAGCTTACCAGTGGGCTAGGGGGCTTGATCTGGAGTGGCTTATCAACTTGAATGCCTTTGCCCCAAGGGCTGACCTCGTAATCCTTCTCGACTTGCCAGTTAAGGAGAGCATAAAACGCATAAACGGTAGGAGCATCAGGTCAGAGTTTGATAAGATCGTGGAGCTCCAGAAAAAGGTGAGGGAAAACTACCTAAAGCTTGCCGAGAAGTTTGAGGAGATAAGGATTATAAACGCCCTAGCCCCTGTTGAGGATATTCACAACGACATAGTGGCTCTGGTTGAGCATGAACTCCTTGAAAAAAGAGAGTAGAGGTCAGACAGTGCCGATCTCATCATCTATCAGACCGGTAAACGCACATCATCCCAAACCTTTTAACTCCCTATTCTTTAAAAAGTGTTAGCCGATGACGAGCGTTAGCCACCCTGATGAGTGATGACAAGAGGGTTAGCTGAGGCTTTGCCTTGTGAGGACATATTACTCCGAGTGATGATGCATCCGTGTCGTTTTATGCTCATCAAAGACTAATTTGTGCTTTTTTATGGTCAAGATTGCCTAACTGCGCTTTCTCGGAAAGCTTATATAGACTTTTACCGATATGAAACTCGGTGATTGTAAAAATGCTTGATTATTTCTTCACCCCAAGGAGCGTTGCGGTGTTGGGGGCATCTAATGACCCTCTGAAACTCGGTTATGAGGTCTTCAAAAACCTTAAAGAGTACAAAGGGAAAGTTTATCCAGTAAATATAAAAGACGAAGTCGTTCAAGGGATTAAAGCATACAAGAACGTCAAGGACATTCCAGATGATGTTGACCTAGCTGTCATAGTTGTACCCAAAAGATTTGTCAAGCAATCACTCATCGATTGCGGAGAAAAAGGCGTGAAAGGTGTCATAATAATAACAGCAGGATTCGGCGAAATGGGTGAAGAAGGAAAGAAAGAAGAGAGAGAACTCGTTGAAATAGCCCATAAATATGGAATGAGAATCATAGGGCCTAACTGTGTAGGAGTAATGGACACTCACAGCAATCTCAATGCAACATTTATCATGAATGCCAAGAAAGGCAGCGTTGCTTTCGTATCCCAAAGCGGAGCCTTAGGAGCTGGAATAGTTTACAAGACTATCAAAGAGGACATCGGCTTTTCCAAGTTCATAAGCGTCGGGAATATGAGTGACGTGGACTTTGCAGACCTTATGGAGTATTTGGCTGAGGATGAAAACAGCAAAGCTATCGCCCTTTATATAGAGGGTATAAAAGACGGAAGGAGATTCATGGAAGTTGCGAAAAGAGTCAGCAAGAAGAAGCCAATAATAGCCCTAAAAGCCGGAAAGAGCGAAAGTGGTGCAAGGGCTGCCTCATCCCATACGGGTTCTTTGGCCGGAAGTTACGCTATTTATGAAGCTGCATTCAAGCAAAGCGGAATTTTAGTTGCAAACACTATAGACGAAATGTTAAGCATGGCAAGGGCTTTCACCCAACCACTGCCAAAAGGAAAGAGAGTCGCAATAATGACCAACGCAGGTGGTCCAGGGGTTTTAACGGCAGATGAAATAGACAAGAGAGGATTAAAGTTAGCCAACTTGGAAGAGGAGACAATGCAAAAGCTCCGCTCATTCTTGCCTCCAATGGCGGCAGTTAAAAACCCAGTTGACATGATAGCCTCAGCCAGGGGAGAAGAGTACTACAAGACAGCAAAGCTCCTTTTAGAGGATGAAAACGTTGATATGCTCATCGCTATTTGTGTTGTGCCAACTTTTGCGGGGATGACTCCAACAGAGCATGCGGAAGGAGTCATAAGGGCGGTAAAAGAGGTTAACAATGGAAAACCGGTTTTGGCATTGTTCATGGCTGGATACGTTAGCGAGAAAGCCAAGGAACTTCTTGAAAAGGAAGGAATTCCAACTTATGAACGACCCGAAGACGTTGGGGTAGCTGCTTATGCTCTGGCGGAGTTTGCCAAGTCAAAGGGTGTTGTTAAAGAATGAGGTGGTGTAGATGGCTAAAGTTAGTGATATTGTTTTATGGGACAAACCCGGAGAAAGGGTTTTGCTTTTAGGAAACCAGGCAATAGCTAGGGGAGCACTTGAGGCAAACATAGCGGTTTATGCCGCTTATCCTGGAACTCCAAGCTCTGAGCTCACCGATACAATGGCTGTTGTAAGCAAAAAAGCTGGAGTCTACATGGAGTATTCCACAAACGAAAAGGTAGCTTTTGAGACCGCTTTAGCCGCAGCTTGGAGCGGCCTTAGAGCAATGACCGCAATGAAGCACGTTGGTTTAAACGTCGCTGCCGATACTTTCATGAGTGCTGTTGGAATGGGAGTAGAGGGTGGATTCGTCATAATGGTGGCAGACGACCCAAGCATGTGGTCTTCACAGAATGAACAAGATACTAGGATTTATGCAAAGTTTGCAAATGTTCCAGTCCTTGAGCCAAGCGATCCCCATGAGGCAAAGGAGATGACAAAGTACGCCTTTGAGCTTAGTGAGAAGTTTAAGCACTTTGTGATTTTAAGGACAACGACGAGAACTTCCCACGCAAGAGGAGATGTAGTATTAGGGGAACTGCCAGAGGAAATAAAGCAAGGAAAGAGAAAGTTTGGAAAGTTCAAAAAAGATCCAAACAGGTTTGTCGACGTCCCAGCTAACGCAAGAAAATTCCACCCAATAATCCTTGAGAAGATTGAGAAAATAAGAGAGGAACTCAACAACTGTCCATTCAATTGGATAGAAGGCAGCGAGAACGCCAAGGTTGGTATCATCGCTCCGGGTTTGAGCTACGCCTATGTGAAAGAAGCTCTCGCCTGGCTTGGCGTTGACGATGTGAAGATTCTCAAGCTTGGAACACCGTTCCCTGTTCCCTATGGTTTGTTAGAGAAGTTCTTTGAGGGACTTGAGAAGGTTCTTATCGTAGAGGAGCTCGAGCCGGTTGTTGAGGAGCAGGTAAAAACGTGGGCTTACGACAAAGGGCTTACTATCCCAATCCATGGCAAGGATCTCGTGCCCAGAGTTTACGAGATGACAACAAGGAGGGCAGTAACTGCTATAGCAAAGTTCCTTGGGCTTGAGACGCCAATAAACTTTGAAGAGCTTGACGCAAAGTACGAAAAGGTTAAGCCACTCTTACCCCCAAGACCTCCCTCACTGTGTCCAGCATGTCCACACAGAAACAGCTTCTACGCAATAAAGAAAGCCACAAGGGCCAGGGCAATCTACCCGAGCGATATAGGATGTTATACCCTAGGATTGCTTCCGCCGCTCCAAACGGTTGATACAACGGTTGCAATGGGTGCTTCAATTGGAATTGCCCATGGATTGAGCATAGCCCAAAACGGAAGCCTAAGTGAAGAACAGAGAAACCCCGAAAAGCAGGTAATAGTTGCCACAATTGGTGATTCAACATTCTACCACACTGGATTACCGGCTTTGGCAAACGCAATCTACAACCGCTCAAACGTGCTGATAGTGGTTTTGGATAACCTCGTCACTGCAATGACCGGTGATCAGCCAAATCCAAGCACCGGACAGACCCCGCATGGTATGGGCAAGAGGATACCCATTGAGGATGTTGCAAAAGCCATGGGAGCCGACTTTGTGGCAGTAGTTGATCCATATGACATAAAGACAACCTATGAAACCATAAAGAAAGCCTTAGAGGTTGAAGGAGTTAGCGTTGTGGTATCAAGACAAGTCTGTGCTCTCTACAAAGTGGGACAAATGAGAAGAAGAGGCGAAAAGTGGCCAATCTACCAAGTCAATGAGGAGAAGTGTACAGGATGTAGGGTATGTATCAACGCCTACGGCTGTCCAGCGATTTACTGGGACGAGGAGAAGAGACAGGCAAGAGTTGAGCCAACAATGTGCTGGGGATGTGGAGGTTGTGCTCAAGTATGTCCATTCGGAGCTTTTGAGCCTGTAGAGGAGGGATCACAATGAGGGAGTATAACATAGTCATCACTGGAGTAGGAGGCCAAGGAGTTTTAACTGCCGCAAACATTCTTGGCTGGGCTGCCTTAAGAGCGGGATACAAGGTAAGATTAGGTGAAGTCCACGGAATGAGCCAGAGGTTTGGGTCAGTTATAAGCTATGTGCGCTTTGGCGAAGACGTTTACGGCTCAATGGTGCCAGAGGGAAAAGCAGATGTTATGCTTTCCTTCGAGCCTGTCGAGGCCTTAAGATACGTTAACTACCTCAAAGAGGGTGGAATGGTAGTTGTTAACACAAAGCCAATAGTTCCAGTGCAGGTTTCAATGGGAATGGCAAAGTACCCGAGCTTGGACGAGATAAGGAAAGTCTTCGAAGAGGACTTCAAGGCGAAATGGATTGGCTTTAATGCTGAAGAGCTTGCGGAAAAAGCAGGACACGTTGTTACGACCAACACAGTTCTAATTGGAGCTTTAACACAAATTCCAGAGTTCCCACTCGATGCAGAACACGTTAGAGAGGTCATAAAAATAAGCGTTCCTCCAAAAGCCGTGGAAATGAACATGAAAGCCTTTGACCTTGGAATAAAGGCTGCAAAAGAGATTTTAGGGCTCTAAGCCCTCTTTTTACTTTTTTCTTCCGAAAGCCTCGCCCTTTAGGGCGGGGATGCAGTAATTGAAAATTAGCCTGAAAACAGGAAAGCAAAACTATTTTAAAGCCTAAAAAACATACTACACCTTGTAATGAAGCGGACAATAACAGTAAAACTCCACCCCTCAAAAGAGCAAGAGAAAGCACTCAAAGAGTTAGCTTTTATCAGCTCGAAAATCTGGAATAGAGTAAACTACCTTAGGAGACAGGAATTCTTTGATGGCAAACCAATAGACTTCAACAAAAGCGAGAAAATAGTTTATGAAGAGTTTAAAGCCGAGATAGGCTCGGCAACGGTCCAGCAGATAGCAAGAAAGAACGCTGAAGCTTGGCGTTCATTCTTCTCCCTCTTGAGGAAGAAGAGAAACGGTGAACTCCCCAACTGGCTCAAACCCAGACCACCAGACTACTTGAAAGATAACGGAAACAGGAAACCATTAATAGTCCTTAGAAATGACCAGTACAAGATTGAGGATAACAAGCTAATTCTCAAAGGCCTTGGCAAATTCAAGCGTTTGGAAGTCCAGTTCAAGGGGAGAATACACTTGAAGGGCAAACAAGGACGGTTAGAAATCAAGTATGACCCAATCAAAAGAAAGTGGTATGCCCACGTGAGCTACACGGTGGAAGAAAGGCTTTATGGTCAAGAGTGGGTTGAACTCCCAAGGCAACCCTTGGGCAACCTCTCCGCTGGAATTGACCTTGGTGTAAACAACCTGATGGCTGTTTATGTGGAGAACGGGGAGAGCTTTTTAGTGAACGGTAGGCCACTCAAGAGCATAGCCTTCTACTGGAGGAAGAGGATAGCTGATTATCAGTCAAAACTCAATAAGAGCGGGGCAAAGAGGAGTAGAAAGCTCTCCAGAATACACCAGAAGGCCAAACTTCAGGCGAAACACTACATCAACACGGCAGTAAGGCAAACTATTGAGAGGCTCTACCAGATGGGCGTCTCCAGAATTGTAGTCGGTCATCCCAAGGAAATAACGAGAAACTCCGACAGAGGCAAAAAGCAAAATTTCATTCTCTCTCACGTCTGGCGGTTCAATACAGTGATTAAACGCTTGAGAGAAGTTGCGGAAGAGTATGGTATTCAAGTTTTGGTAGTTAATGAGGCTTTCACTTCGAAAACCTGCCCCGTTTGCGGGAAGCCCCACGAGAGGGCAAGGTTTGTTAGAGGATTATTTAAGTGTCCCGAGACGGGGCTTGTGTTTAATGCGGACTTAGTTGGAGCATTCAACATTTTGAAAAAGGCTGTGAAAACGATAACCCCGAGCCTGCCGGGTTTAACGGGAGGTAGGGGTAATTGGGGGAAGGCCCTCCCAGAGGGGTCGAAGACCCGCTTTAACTTGAGTCTGAATGAGACCCCTCAAACCTTCCCGTCATTGGCGAGGGGTTAAGCCGAACCCTCGCCGTTCACGGCGGAGAGGAGGTCAGTTAATTTCCCACCACTTACCATATATTTTCTTCGCAGCCTCAACAACCTTTACGGCTTTATGGCTTGGATGGACTTCCTCTATGGGAGCTTCTCTAGAAAGATACCCACTAACAAATGCCGGAAGACCCTTTCTTAATCCCACGCTGTATCCTCCTTCTAAAACAACAGCCAAGCTAAACTTTGAAAGGGAAGCTCCGGCAAAGTGATAAAACCTCTCAGTTAACTCCATTGTCGCAAGACCATCGTTTCTAAAGGCATCGAAGCCCGCTGAAATTACCACAACTTTTGGCTCAATGTTTTCAAGAATGGGAATCACTATTTCTCTCCACGCAAAGATGTAGTCGTCATCTTTGGAATAATGCGGCATTGGAATGTTTACTTTGCTCCCCTCTGCCCCTTTTCCCCCGATATCGTAAATCTCTCCGCTTCCCGGATAAATGCCCTCCTCGTGGATATCTATGTGCACGACGTTTTTATCTTCCCAGAAAATCTCCTGGGTGCCGTTGCCATAATGAACGTCAAAGTCTATCACAACTGCATCTCCAAGAGCATCTTTAATCTCAAGGGCGGCTCCAGCGGAGTTGTTAAAGATGCAGAAGCCGAGAGTTGGTGCGTTGAATGCTCTACCCCTCCTACCAGCGTGATGACCTGGTGGCCTAACAAGGGCAAGATAAATGTCTCTCCTTTTGAGAGCAAGCCTCGCCGTCTCAACAGCTGCTCCAAAAGCCTTAAGAGCAGCTTCCCAAGTGGCTGGGGATACATAGGTGTCGGGGTCAATAAAGGAGAAGCCCGTTTTTGAGAGCTCTCTTATCCTTTCAACGTATTCCTCCGAGTGAACTCTTAAAAGCTCCTCTACTTCTGCCTCTGGAGGGTCCCTTACGTTCCTCCACAAACCAGATTCCCTAAGACCCACTATAGCAAGCTCAAGCCTTTCTGGATTTTCAGGGTGATATCTTAGAGGTTTATGCTCTTTAAAGACCTCGGAATAGAGAATCTCCATGGAAATCCCCTAGAAAAGTTAAAAAGGAGATTAAGCCTCCTCTTCAATGAGGCCGTATTTTTCAAGCTCATGAAGAAGCTTTTTAACAGCTTCCCAGGCATCGTGTTCACTCTTTGCCCCGCTGCACACGATTTTTCCGGAGCTAAAGAGGAGGATAACAGCCTTTGGATCCTTAACACGATAGATAACACCGGGGAACTGCTCAGGTTCATACTCACAATTTGGCAACACAAGAGCGACAGCATCGAGATTAAACTCCATCTTAAGATCGCCGCTAAACACCATATTTTGGATATCTATCTCCGGCGCTCTGGTGAACTTAGTCCCGATCTTTGAGAGCATTTCAACAAGCTTTGAAACTGCTGCCTGAATGTCTTCAACGCTCTTTGCCCCAGTTACCACGAGTTTACCCGAGCTAAACACAAGGAGGGCAACTTTTGGCTCATCGAAGCGGCATATTATCCCTGGGAACTCCTCCGGGTTATACTTTGAGTGCGGGCAGATTTCTATCACTTTTTCGAGATCAAGAGAAGCAAAAAGATCCACAGAGGCTACTATGTTTTCTATCCTAAGTTCAACATTGCTCATATCAACCAAGGCTTACACCTCCACTGGGTTTAAAAACCCTTTATAAATAATCCCCTAGGGGTTTTTAAAGTTTAGTGAGGGGCTCGTTAAAATGCAAATCTTAACGCTATTAAAAAACTTTAAGTAGTTTACCTCCATTTATTTTTTGGTGAAGAAAATGATCGTGGAAGAGCTTAAAGAGATAACTCAACTTCCCGGCATTTCGGGATATGAG
This genomic window from Thermococcus alcaliphilus contains:
- the iorA gene encoding indolepyruvate ferredoxin oxidoreductase subunit alpha: MAKVSDIVLWDKPGERVLLLGNQAIARGALEANIAVYAAYPGTPSSELTDTMAVVSKKAGVYMEYSTNEKVAFETALAAAWSGLRAMTAMKHVGLNVAADTFMSAVGMGVEGGFVIMVADDPSMWSSQNEQDTRIYAKFANVPVLEPSDPHEAKEMTKYAFELSEKFKHFVILRTTTRTSHARGDVVLGELPEEIKQGKRKFGKFKKDPNRFVDVPANARKFHPIILEKIEKIREELNNCPFNWIEGSENAKVGIIAPGLSYAYVKEALAWLGVDDVKILKLGTPFPVPYGLLEKFFEGLEKVLIVEELEPVVEEQVKTWAYDKGLTIPIHGKDLVPRVYEMTTRRAVTAIAKFLGLETPINFEELDAKYEKVKPLLPPRPPSLCPACPHRNSFYAIKKATRARAIYPSDIGCYTLGLLPPLQTVDTTVAMGASIGIAHGLSIAQNGSLSEEQRNPEKQVIVATIGDSTFYHTGLPALANAIYNRSNVLIVVLDNLVTAMTGDQPNPSTGQTPHGMGKRIPIEDVAKAMGADFVAVVDPYDIKTTYETIKKALEVEGVSVVVSRQVCALYKVGQMRRRGEKWPIYQVNEEKCTGCRVCINAYGCPAIYWDEEKRQARVEPTMCWGCGGCAQVCPFGAFEPVEEGSQ
- a CDS encoding phospho-sugar mutase, whose translation is MEIYRSEEFNPEELALLGRAIGTVGQGTIVVGRDGRAISRYGKRALVVGIVSTGAATMDVRLIPLIALKDFAHKRGLPLVYVYYHNGVRVEISGFDPDEIKAILESKKFIEAHPNDIGATVYYPNALDDFLQDIFRHYNFKIEGSALVDCMNTPAVLFFPRLNEHFGFEVELLNDMMTSYLPPKPKEVYLQKLKKGEYTFGLRFKPNGYVEFHKGEEEKEFGSMWKLLDYMKKTL
- a CDS encoding histone deacetylase family protein, with protein sequence MEILYSEVFKEHKPLRYHPENPERLELAIVGLRESGLWRNVRDPPEAEVEELLRVHSEEYVERIRELSKTGFSFIDPDTYVSPATWEAALKAFGAAVETARLALKRRDIYLALVRPPGHHAGRRGRAFNAPTLGFCIFNNSAGAALEIKDALGDAVVIDFDVHYGNGTQEIFWEDKNVVHIDIHEEGIYPGSGEIYDIGGKGAEGSKVNIPMPHYSKDDDYIFAWREIVIPILENIEPKVVVISAGFDAFRNDGLATMELTERFYHFAGASLSKFSLAVVLEGGYSVGLRKGLPAFVSGYLSREAPIEEVHPSHKAVKVVEAAKKIYGKWWEIN
- a CDS encoding TATA-box-binding protein — encoded protein: MVDMSNVELRIENIVASVDLFASLDLEKVIEICPHSKYNPEEFPGIICRFDEPKVALLVFSSGKLVVTGAKSVEDIQAAVSKLVEMLSKIGTKFTRAPEIDIQNMVFSGDLKMEFNLDAVALVLPNCEYEPEQFPGVIYRVKDPKAVILLFSSGKIVCSGAKSEHDAWEAVKKLLHELEKYGLIEEEA
- a CDS encoding RNA-guided endonuclease InsQ/TnpB family protein; this translates as MKRTITVKLHPSKEQEKALKELAFISSKIWNRVNYLRRQEFFDGKPIDFNKSEKIVYEEFKAEIGSATVQQIARKNAEAWRSFFSLLRKKRNGELPNWLKPRPPDYLKDNGNRKPLIVLRNDQYKIEDNKLILKGLGKFKRLEVQFKGRIHLKGKQGRLEIKYDPIKRKWYAHVSYTVEERLYGQEWVELPRQPLGNLSAGIDLGVNNLMAVYVENGESFLVNGRPLKSIAFYWRKRIADYQSKLNKSGAKRSRKLSRIHQKAKLQAKHYINTAVRQTIERLYQMGVSRIVVGHPKEITRNSDRGKKQNFILSHVWRFNTVIKRLREVAEEYGIQVLVVNEAFTSKTCPVCGKPHERARFVRGLFKCPETGLVFNADLVGAFNILKKAVKTITPSLPGLTGGRGNWGKALPEGSKTRFNLSLNETPQTFPSLARG
- a CDS encoding nucleotidyltransferase family protein; translation: MQAVILAGGKGTRLLPLTVYRPKPMIPFFNKPMMEYIVNALVNAGVEEIFVLVGYLKERIMEYFGDGSDFGVEIHYSNGENIKLGTAGATKKVVDKIEDTFIVASSDVLTNLDIRALYEYHKKKKALATIALSQVEDPTQYGIAIVDSENRIIRFKEKPKPEEAFSNLVNAGIYVFEPEAFDLVPKGENFDFSLNLFPKMLEEKLPLYGFPFKEYWNDVGRPSSYLQATEDVFLGRLRLPQLRTESLKGNLEYGGSLYSGRRCQIRNPSIRGFAVLGDNVKIGRNVKIERSVIFSNVTIEEGAEIYEAIIGENVYIGKGVIIESGSVIGDNSVIEDFTKIGANVKIWTESRIGKESIILPD
- the tmk gene encoding dTMP kinase, whose amino-acid sequence is MGMFIVLEGIDGAGKSTQAKMLAKWFENKGYEVVLTKEPTDTAFGKLIRRLVLTGGKEGIIDGARISKEAEALLFAADRAEHVKKLIEPSLKAGKVVISDRYFYSSLAYQWARGLDLEWLINLNAFAPRADLVILLDLPVKESIKRINGRSIRSEFDKIVELQKKVRENYLKLAEKFEEIRIINALAPVEDIHNDIVALVEHELLEKRE
- the acs gene encoding acetate--CoA ligase alpha subunit, with product MLDYFFTPRSVAVLGASNDPLKLGYEVFKNLKEYKGKVYPVNIKDEVVQGIKAYKNVKDIPDDVDLAVIVVPKRFVKQSLIDCGEKGVKGVIIITAGFGEMGEEGKKEERELVEIAHKYGMRIIGPNCVGVMDTHSNLNATFIMNAKKGSVAFVSQSGALGAGIVYKTIKEDIGFSKFISVGNMSDVDFADLMEYLAEDENSKAIALYIEGIKDGRRFMEVAKRVSKKKPIIALKAGKSESGARAASSHTGSLAGSYAIYEAAFKQSGILVANTIDEMLSMARAFTQPLPKGKRVAIMTNAGGPGVLTADEIDKRGLKLANLEEETMQKLRSFLPPMAAVKNPVDMIASARGEEYYKTAKLLLEDENVDMLIAICVVPTFAGMTPTEHAEGVIRAVKEVNNGKPVLALFMAGYVSEKAKELLEKEGIPTYERPEDVGVAAYALAEFAKSKGVVKE
- a CDS encoding indolepyruvate oxidoreductase subunit beta gives rise to the protein MREYNIVITGVGGQGVLTAANILGWAALRAGYKVRLGEVHGMSQRFGSVISYVRFGEDVYGSMVPEGKADVMLSFEPVEALRYVNYLKEGGMVVVNTKPIVPVQVSMGMAKYPSLDEIRKVFEEDFKAKWIGFNAEELAEKAGHVVTTNTVLIGALTQIPEFPLDAEHVREVIKISVPPKAVEMNMKAFDLGIKAAKEILGL